One window from the genome of Sphingobacteriales bacterium encodes:
- a CDS encoding PAS domain S-box protein, producing the protein MKNVLKVLLLEDFQADITLAEREIKHSFPDADLLVTDNEAGLISALEQFQPDIVLSDYNMPAFTGMQALKIVIEKDPTLPFIMLTGSLNEETAVECMKAGAWDYVIKEHIRRLGSAMGHALKEKELRKEKIRIEEENKINHEKLKSIFNASTMGICHLINRVIIEINEAICKITGYSREELIGRNARFLYPDEEEYNRIGKIIAEMERDEIAETETIWIRKSGEPMHIYLSANHLNPADKQKGLIVTVMDMTSMKKTKELLREKENIYNSFVEASNDLMFIKDENKKYLIVNGATEKFFKRSMEEIIGKTDFELMSEEQASICLKSDERVINEKTIVVNYENIGKKVFETTKFPLTLSENRPGIGAIIRDVTEKHRNDLIMMVQYAIADAVLMAKTAHELYKIVKSVLNRLFDTSNFYVALYNPKTGMLSTPFLTDEKDNIQEWPAEKSLTGYLIHEKRPLLLKKKDIDDLAEKGLIKHLGSRSECWMGVPLINENNVLGAMVTQNYHDPDAYSLQDLDVFEIIANQFSIYLNLKRAEEEAKKLSTAVVQSPAAIVITDKDGLIEYVNPKFEEFTGYSFEEVEGKKPGILKSGFHPQAYYQELWSTITSGKIWQGEFYNRKKNGQFYWESARIAPIFSADGEITHFLGVKEDITEKKQMIEDLIAAKEKSEESDRLKSSFLNNISHEIRTPLNGIIGFIELLTAPGTTMEELQEYIEVIKDCGYQLIDVVTETVNYSMIESGQEKAVYRMFDVNRMINNLYRQYEDKNKNPEINFILVNSISEAEKEVLTDETKLKQIINNLLSNAFKFTEKGEVSLMCERRENELCFRVSDTGIGIAPENHEFIFEKFTKVESDKSQLFRGTGLGLAICKAYTELLNGRIRVESELGKGTVFHVTIPIKN; encoded by the coding sequence ATGAAAAATGTCTTAAAAGTACTTTTACTGGAGGATTTTCAGGCAGATATCACACTTGCTGAAAGAGAAATAAAACACAGTTTTCCTGATGCTGACCTTCTGGTTACCGATAATGAAGCGGGCTTAATATCAGCCCTCGAACAATTTCAACCTGATATCGTGTTAAGCGATTACAATATGCCTGCCTTTACCGGCATGCAGGCACTTAAAATAGTCATTGAAAAAGATCCGACTTTACCCTTCATCATGCTGACAGGCTCACTGAACGAAGAGACCGCAGTGGAATGCATGAAAGCAGGGGCCTGGGATTATGTCATCAAGGAGCATATCCGCAGGCTTGGTTCAGCCATGGGACATGCCTTAAAAGAAAAAGAGCTCAGAAAAGAAAAAATCAGGATTGAGGAGGAAAACAAAATTAACCATGAAAAGCTTAAAAGCATTTTCAATGCTTCAACCATGGGCATTTGTCATTTGATCAACAGAGTTATCATCGAGATCAATGAAGCAATTTGTAAAATAACAGGTTATAGCCGGGAAGAGTTGATTGGCAGAAATGCCCGCTTTCTTTATCCGGATGAAGAAGAGTACAACAGAATAGGTAAGATAATCGCTGAAATGGAGAGGGATGAAATTGCAGAAACAGAAACCATCTGGATCAGAAAAAGCGGAGAGCCGATGCATATTTATCTTTCAGCCAACCACCTCAATCCGGCTGATAAACAAAAAGGACTGATTGTAACCGTCATGGACATGACCTCCATGAAAAAAACAAAGGAATTGCTCAGGGAAAAGGAAAATATCTATAATTCATTTGTGGAGGCCAGTAATGATCTGATGTTTATCAAGGATGAAAACAAGAAGTATTTAATCGTGAACGGAGCGACAGAAAAGTTTTTTAAACGGAGCATGGAAGAAATCATCGGGAAAACGGATTTTGAGCTGATGAGTGAAGAGCAGGCTAGTATCTGCCTGAAATCTGACGAAAGGGTCATAAATGAAAAAACAATAGTGGTGAATTATGAAAACATCGGAAAAAAGGTGTTTGAAACGACCAAATTCCCGCTGACATTATCGGAAAACAGACCGGGTATTGGGGCCATTATCAGGGATGTAACTGAAAAACATCGTAACGACCTCATTATGATGGTGCAATATGCCATTGCCGATGCCGTTCTGATGGCAAAAACTGCCCATGAACTCTATAAAATAGTGAAATCCGTTTTAAACAGGTTATTTGATACTTCCAATTTTTATGTAGCACTTTACAATCCAAAAACAGGCATGTTGTCAACTCCCTTCCTGACAGATGAAAAAGACAATATTCAGGAGTGGCCGGCAGAAAAATCACTCACAGGTTACCTGATACATGAAAAACGTCCGTTGCTGTTAAAAAAGAAGGATATTGATGATCTTGCAGAAAAAGGGCTTATAAAACATCTTGGCTCACGCTCTGAGTGCTGGATGGGTGTTCCCTTAATCAACGAAAATAATGTTTTGGGAGCCATGGTAACCCAGAATTATCATGATCCGGATGCTTACAGCCTGCAAGACCTCGATGTTTTTGAAATCATTGCCAACCAGTTCAGCATTTATCTTAACCTTAAACGGGCAGAAGAAGAAGCCAAAAAACTTTCGACAGCTGTTGTTCAAAGTCCGGCAGCTATTGTAATAACCGATAAAGATGGGCTCATCGAGTATGTCAATCCGAAATTCGAAGAATTTACAGGTTATTCATTTGAAGAGGTGGAAGGGAAGAAGCCGGGGATTTTAAAATCAGGATTTCATCCCCAGGCCTATTACCAGGAACTATGGTCAACTATTACATCAGGAAAAATCTGGCAGGGGGAATTTTACAACAGGAAGAAAAACGGGCAATTTTACTGGGAATCAGCCAGAATAGCCCCTATCTTTTCTGCAGATGGAGAAATTACACATTTTCTGGGCGTAAAAGAAGATATTACCGAGAAAAAACAAATGATAGAAGATCTGATTGCCGCCAAGGAAAAATCAGAAGAAAGCGACCGGCTCAAATCTTCATTCCTCAATAATATTTCTCATGAAATACGGACACCTCTCAACGGGATAATCGGCTTTATCGAATTATTGACTGCTCCCGGCACGACCATGGAAGAATTGCAGGAATACATTGAAGTTATCAAGGATTGCGGCTATCAGCTCATCGATGTGGTTACCGAAACGGTAAATTATTCTATGATAGAATCGGGTCAGGAAAAAGCCGTTTACCGGATGTTCGATGTAAACAGAATGATAAATAACCTTTACAGACAATATGAGGACAAAAACAAGAATCCTGAAATTAACTTTATTCTGGTTAATTCAATCTCAGAGGCTGAGAAGGAAGTATTAACCGATGAAACCAAGCTAAAACAAATCATCAACAATTTGCTTTCCAATGCTTTTAAATTCACTGAGAAGGGTGAGGTAAGCCTGATGTGTGAAAGGCGGGAGAATGAGTTGTGTTTCAGGGTCAGTGATACCGGAATTGGCATAGCACCTGAAAATCATGAATTTATTTTTGAAAAATTTACCAAGGTCGAAAGCGATAAAAGCCAGCTTTTCAGGGGAACAGGTCTTGGGCTGGCAATATGTAAGGCTTATACAGAATTACTGAATGGGCGGATCAGGGTGGAATCTGAGCTTGGAAAAGGTACTGTTTTTCATGTTACGATACCGATAAAAAATTAA
- a CDS encoding response regulator gives MVGEMSQETQKPALILFAEDEYYNYLVVFKMLKYLNVEVIHVENGAEAVRVFKENPDIRLVLMDIKMSGMNGLDATREIKKIRPEVPVIAVTAYALSGDREDILAAGCNDYLAKPIKMEELHEMVNKFLQAPV, from the coding sequence ATGGTAGGAGAAATGAGTCAGGAAACGCAGAAACCGGCTTTGATATTATTTGCCGAAGACGAGTATTACAATTATCTGGTGGTGTTTAAAATGCTTAAATACCTGAACGTGGAAGTGATACATGTCGAAAACGGGGCAGAGGCTGTCAGGGTATTTAAGGAAAATCCCGACATTCGTCTGGTGTTGATGGACATTAAGATGAGCGGGATGAATGGTCTGGATGCCACAAGGGAAATAAAAAAAATAAGGCCGGAAGTGCCGGTGATAGCAGTAACAGCCTATGCCTTGTCGGGCGACAGGGAAGATATTCTGGCAGCAGGCTGCAACGACTATCTGGCAAAACCTATTAAAATGGAAGAATTGCACGAAATGGTCAATAAATTTCTGCAAGCACCGGTATAA
- a CDS encoding HAMP domain-containing histidine kinase: MSQTMLKTKIFSMLCNDNGFVVELVKNDFGFKKEKIEGHLFSKIFDPGSQSKALDFFIKIKEERYVQGYELVVVTPEGLKVLQFTGAVLDGEVLIFGAEFDRGPDNWVEQLFNLSNEQANQIRQLIKERNRQKSIPDKGDINEIFYEISKLNNELINLHRQLEKKNAELIQLNDLKNKFLGMAAHDLRNPLSIISSYASFLIFDAGNNLTEEQLKFLKIIEKSSRFMVNLLEDMLDFSKIESGKIEIIPEKIDLVEFIRQNVELNQVLSSGKKINLKFESSLKKIEIQADSRKLTQVLNNLIGNAVKFSFENSVVEIKCRKKGDFIHISVADHGKGISPENMKLLFQPFQTLGAKGTSGEKGTGLGLYIVKKIVEAHHGYMEVKSEEGKGSVFGFYLPLSNKFSQN, from the coding sequence ATGAGTCAGACAATGCTTAAAACAAAGATATTCTCCATGTTGTGCAACGACAACGGTTTTGTCGTTGAGTTGGTAAAAAATGACTTTGGTTTTAAGAAAGAAAAGATAGAAGGCCATTTGTTTTCGAAAATTTTTGATCCGGGTTCACAATCCAAAGCACTCGATTTTTTCATTAAAATCAAGGAAGAGAGGTATGTTCAGGGATATGAATTGGTTGTCGTAACGCCAGAAGGATTGAAAGTGCTGCAATTCACAGGGGCAGTCCTCGATGGGGAAGTGTTAATTTTCGGAGCAGAATTCGACAGAGGGCCGGACAACTGGGTTGAGCAGCTATTCAATCTGAGTAACGAGCAGGCCAATCAGATCAGGCAACTGATAAAGGAAAGGAACCGGCAAAAAAGTATTCCGGATAAGGGAGATATTAACGAAATTTTTTATGAAATTTCAAAGCTCAACAATGAACTTATCAATCTTCACCGGCAACTCGAAAAGAAAAATGCAGAGCTTATTCAATTGAATGATTTGAAAAACAAGTTTCTCGGGATGGCTGCCCACGACCTGCGAAATCCATTGAGTATTATTTCCAGCTATGCTTCATTTCTGATTTTTGATGCCGGAAACAACCTGACAGAAGAGCAACTTAAGTTCCTGAAGATTATTGAAAAATCATCCCGTTTCATGGTGAATTTATTAGAAGATATGCTTGATTTTTCGAAAATTGAATCCGGGAAAATTGAAATCATCCCTGAAAAGATTGATTTGGTGGAATTTATCCGGCAAAATGTTGAGTTGAATCAGGTACTTTCTTCCGGAAAAAAGATTAACCTGAAATTCGAATCCTCTTTGAAAAAAATTGAAATTCAGGCAGATAGCAGAAAGCTGACACAGGTTCTTAATAACCTCATTGGCAATGCCGTTAAATTTTCTTTTGAAAACTCCGTGGTGGAAATTAAGTGCAGGAAAAAAGGAGATTTTATCCATATTTCTGTGGCTGACCATGGAAAAGGAATAAGCCCTGAAAACATGAAACTCTTGTTTCAACCCTTTCAGACCCTTGGTGCTAAAGGAACTTCAGGGGAGAAAGGCACAGGGCTGGGGCTTTATATTGTAAAAAAAATTGTGGAAGCCCACCATGGTTACATGGAGGTTAAAAGTGAGGAGGGAAAAGGAAGTGTTTTTGGTTTTTACCTGCCGCTTTCCAATAAATTTAGTCAAAACTAA
- a CDS encoding response regulator, which translates to MEDIQAVEILIVEDNPADAELMLRALKKGGLMNKIFLVEDGAEALDFVFSRGKYSGVPKNKNLKVIFLDLKLPKISGLEVLQILKNNSETRKFPVVIVTSSRQDPDIKKAYELGANSYVVKPVEFDTFFETVKNLGLYWLLINEPSK; encoded by the coding sequence ATGGAAGACATTCAGGCAGTTGAAATTCTGATAGTGGAAGACAATCCGGCAGATGCCGAACTGATGCTGAGAGCCTTGAAAAAAGGTGGGCTAATGAACAAAATCTTTCTGGTGGAAGATGGTGCCGAAGCACTTGATTTTGTTTTCTCAAGAGGAAAATATTCAGGTGTTCCCAAAAACAAAAATCTGAAAGTGATTTTCCTCGACCTGAAACTCCCTAAAATCAGCGGGCTGGAAGTGCTTCAGATTCTGAAAAACAACTCCGAAACCAGAAAATTTCCCGTGGTCATTGTTACTTCTTCAAGGCAAGACCCCGACATAAAAAAAGCCTATGAGCTTGGTGCCAATAGTTATGTGGTCAAACCTGTCGAATTTGATACTTTTTTTGAAACGGTGAAAAATCTTGGCCTCTACTGGCTGCTGATTAATGAACCATCTAAATAA
- a CDS encoding PAS domain S-box protein encodes MEKERKILIVDDEAEWVELIKKVLLINGFQTIVAGSAAEARQILSDDMADLVLLDIKLPDSDGIKFCKSLLSDKKFNNLPVIMLSAYSHIENRLKAYQAGAVDFLAKPVDTEELVLRANLHLELRNLRAESSLHQEQLNEMIDKLQSEKVSNLNLLEQQKNLLEEAERSRKALLSILEDEKALLQEKLMLTFTIDRSVNEVYIFDAESLKFIYVNQGALRNLGYSMEQLREMTPLDLKKRFNQKTFNELLEPLKNRREEVVRFETFHLRKDGSEYPVEVNLQLSDFEGKKVFLAVIQDITERIAARQELEKSHILYRNLFENTGTATIIVREDGVITMANEECYRITGYSQQELIGTKWEKYVATESLPLMLDYFQKRFTARENIPKRYEARLIHASGEIRDAILTIGHAPELDFIIVSMLDITPLKNTEKALRESEEKYRALVENAMETISVVQDGKIRFSNPNLINITGYTIEELNNGDPLRIIHSDDRPMVTDYLKKRTAGLNIPENYQFRIIDKSGRIRWLDRKVTNIQWEGRPAFLVFDQDVTEKYIRETELKRSETQWRITFDAIQDGIILLDSDQKILKTNHAFDKMFGNNGGNGKCVYCYEKVHQTTCPIEGCPFVRMKKSLEREVMEMVINGNTYLITVDPILNENREFQGAVHVISDITQSKKIEATLRENQAQLNALLNYIPAMILIKDAELRPIYANEKFCHYFPFEEWKNRRPEETFPPEIASVMIAKDTEALEKGYCSYEETWKDKYGVEHVLFTQKFRIEVAEDEILLGGIIQDITEKVKAEKELEKYRKELEKLVEERTIQLENTIRELEAFTYSVSHDLKAPLRAINGFAKILLNEYAENLDNEGKHYCRIIAENALEMGHLIEDLLRLSRVGRAELQKEEVNNETLVKSILNEIMNEEQKSKYQVKIHKLSKVRGDYILLKQVWINLISNALKFSANVSDPVIEIGCAKKEGTCEFYVKDNGVGFDNRFKGNLFKVFQRLHNKREFEGTGVGLAIVKQIVSKHGGNVKAEGKPGEGAKFYFSLPLEG; translated from the coding sequence ATGGAAAAAGAAAGAAAAATCCTGATAGTTGATGATGAAGCCGAATGGGTGGAATTAATTAAAAAAGTCCTGTTAATCAATGGTTTTCAGACAATAGTAGCCGGAAGTGCTGCCGAAGCACGCCAAATTTTGTCGGATGACATGGCCGATCTCGTTCTCCTCGATATCAAACTCCCTGATAGCGATGGCATTAAATTTTGTAAATCTTTGCTTTCGGATAAGAAATTTAATAATTTGCCGGTAATTATGCTGAGTGCCTATAGCCACATAGAAAACAGGTTAAAAGCATATCAGGCAGGAGCAGTTGATTTTCTGGCAAAGCCGGTCGATACCGAAGAGCTGGTGCTCAGGGCTAACCTTCACCTCGAATTACGGAATCTTCGGGCCGAAAGTAGTTTACATCAGGAACAACTAAACGAAATGATTGACAAGCTGCAGAGCGAGAAAGTAAGCAACCTGAATCTGCTCGAACAGCAAAAAAATTTACTTGAGGAAGCTGAAAGATCACGCAAGGCACTTTTAAGCATACTGGAAGATGAAAAGGCTTTGCTTCAGGAGAAATTAATGTTGACATTTACCATTGACCGATCGGTCAATGAAGTTTATATTTTCGATGCTGAATCTCTCAAGTTTATTTATGTCAATCAGGGAGCATTACGGAATCTGGGCTATAGCATGGAGCAACTCCGTGAAATGACACCACTTGATTTAAAAAAGAGGTTTAATCAAAAGACATTCAATGAATTATTAGAGCCGTTAAAAAACAGGAGAGAAGAAGTTGTCAGGTTTGAAACCTTTCACTTACGGAAAGACGGAAGCGAATATCCTGTGGAGGTCAATCTGCAATTGTCTGATTTTGAAGGGAAAAAGGTTTTTCTGGCCGTTATTCAGGATATCACAGAGAGAATAGCAGCACGTCAGGAACTGGAAAAATCGCATATTCTCTACCGGAACCTTTTTGAGAACACCGGAACAGCAACCATTATTGTCAGGGAGGATGGCGTCATTACAATGGCAAATGAGGAATGTTACCGGATAACAGGTTATTCACAGCAGGAGTTGATAGGGACAAAATGGGAAAAATATGTGGCGACTGAAAGTCTTCCATTGATGTTGGATTATTTTCAGAAACGTTTTACTGCCAGGGAAAACATTCCCAAGCGATATGAAGCACGCCTGATTCATGCCAGCGGGGAGATCAGGGACGCTATTTTAACCATAGGACATGCTCCCGAATTAGATTTTATTATTGTTTCCATGCTCGATATCACACCGCTAAAAAATACTGAAAAGGCACTACGGGAAAGTGAAGAAAAATACCGCGCTTTGGTTGAAAATGCCATGGAAACAATTTCAGTTGTTCAGGACGGGAAAATCAGGTTTTCTAATCCTAATCTGATAAATATTACAGGATATACGATTGAAGAACTGAACAATGGCGATCCTTTAAGAATCATTCACTCCGATGACAGGCCAATGGTTACTGATTATTTGAAAAAGAGGACGGCTGGTTTGAATATCCCTGAAAACTATCAGTTCAGAATCATTGATAAAAGCGGCCGGATCAGGTGGCTTGACAGGAAAGTTACCAATATACAATGGGAAGGAAGACCTGCCTTCCTTGTTTTTGACCAGGATGTAACTGAAAAATATATCAGGGAAACTGAGCTGAAACGCTCTGAAACACAATGGCGTATTACATTTGATGCCATTCAGGACGGAATTATATTGCTGGACAGTGATCAGAAAATACTGAAAACGAACCATGCTTTTGATAAGATGTTCGGGAACAACGGAGGAAACGGAAAATGTGTATATTGTTATGAGAAGGTTCACCAGACCACTTGCCCCATCGAAGGCTGCCCCTTTGTCAGGATGAAAAAAAGCCTGGAAAGGGAAGTAATGGAGATGGTTATCAATGGAAACACCTATCTGATTACGGTTGACCCGATTTTAAATGAAAACAGGGAATTTCAGGGTGCCGTTCATGTCATTTCCGACATCACTCAATCCAAAAAGATAGAGGCTACACTACGCGAAAATCAGGCACAGCTCAATGCTTTGCTGAACTACATCCCGGCCATGATATTGATAAAAGATGCGGAACTGAGGCCTATTTATGCCAATGAAAAATTCTGCCATTATTTTCCTTTCGAGGAATGGAAAAACCGCAGACCAGAGGAAACTTTTCCGCCTGAAATAGCCAGCGTAATGATAGCAAAAGACACAGAGGCTCTTGAAAAGGGATATTGCAGTTATGAAGAAACGTGGAAAGACAAATATGGTGTTGAACATGTACTTTTTACTCAGAAATTCAGAATAGAGGTGGCAGAAGATGAAATACTTCTGGGTGGTATCATTCAGGACATTACCGAAAAGGTTAAAGCAGAAAAAGAACTGGAAAAATACAGAAAAGAGCTGGAAAAGCTGGTGGAAGAGCGGACAATCCAGCTGGAAAATACGATCAGGGAACTGGAAGCATTTACTTATTCAGTCTCACATGACCTCAAGGCACCTTTACGGGCAATCAATGGTTTTGCCAAAATTCTTTTGAATGAATATGCGGAAAATCTGGACAATGAGGGAAAACATTACTGCAGGATCATTGCGGAAAACGCATTGGAAATGGGGCATCTGATTGAAGACCTTCTTCGCTTGTCGAGAGTAGGAAGGGCAGAGCTTCAGAAAGAGGAAGTTAATAATGAAACATTGGTTAAATCAATACTGAATGAAATCATGAATGAAGAACAAAAAAGTAAATATCAGGTTAAAATTCATAAATTGAGCAAGGTCAGAGGAGACTACATTCTGCTCAAACAGGTATGGATCAATCTGATCAGCAATGCACTGAAGTTCAGTGCCAATGTTTCAGATCCTGTCATTGAAATCGGATGTGCAAAAAAAGAAGGAACTTGTGAATTCTATGTAAAGGACAACGGAGTCGGATTCGATAATCGCTTTAAAGGGAATTTGTTCAAGGTCTTTCAGCGCTTACACAACAAAAGAGAATTTGAAGGAACAGGAGTAGGCCTGGCAATTGTCAAACAAATAGTCAGCAAACATGGGGGAAATGTAAAAGCGGAAGGAAAACCAGGGGAGGGGGCTAAATTTTATTTTTCATTACCTTTGGAAGGATGA
- a CDS encoding GIY-YIG nuclease family protein, with protein sequence MYVITDIETTGLNPRWDRITEISMIAFDGEKVIEEFSTLINPERLIPAQITQLTGITTSMVEKAPKFYEIARKIVEFTEGKIIVGHNIQFDYNFLRAEFQHLGYEFTRKTLCTVKLSKKLFPGFRSYGLGNLCKSLNIQVNDRHRAAGDAMATVEVFRKLLMMEGKNGQSFQDVSAIPFKDLNPALKRQTIENLPESCGVYYLFNEKKELIYVGKSLNIRKRIIEHLRKPYGIRVNDMRQHITDISYELTGSELIALLMESAEIKLHQPLFNRQQRKTLFNTGLYYFFNEAGYCCFTIEKVKSDKNPIALFTSKMSARGYLENLQRQYGLCQKLCGLYPASGACFEYTIQLCRGACCGEEPAESYNERALRAIEKTEGPKENLFIIDKGRTIKERAVVKIEQGRYKGYGYIDLDCFSGSLEELNDCVHFQEDNRDVHFIIRHYLQKNKVEQIIRY encoded by the coding sequence ATGTATGTCATAACAGATATTGAAACGACAGGCTTAAACCCACGCTGGGACAGAATTACAGAAATATCTATGATTGCCTTTGACGGAGAAAAAGTTATCGAAGAATTCAGCACACTTATTAATCCTGAGCGTTTGATTCCTGCTCAGATCACACAACTGACCGGAATTACCACTTCCATGGTCGAAAAAGCCCCAAAATTTTATGAAATAGCGAGAAAGATAGTCGAATTCACGGAGGGAAAAATTATCGTTGGACATAATATACAATTTGATTATAATTTTCTACGCGCTGAATTTCAGCATCTTGGATATGAATTCACCCGGAAAACCCTTTGTACGGTAAAATTATCTAAAAAGCTGTTTCCCGGTTTTCGTTCCTACGGACTTGGAAACCTTTGTAAAAGCCTGAACATACAGGTTAACGACCGTCACCGGGCAGCCGGAGATGCCATGGCTACCGTGGAAGTTTTCAGAAAGCTTTTAATGATGGAAGGGAAAAACGGCCAAAGCTTTCAGGATGTTTCTGCCATCCCTTTTAAAGACCTGAATCCTGCCCTGAAAAGACAGACAATTGAAAACCTGCCGGAGAGCTGCGGGGTTTATTACCTTTTCAATGAAAAAAAAGAATTGATTTATGTTGGTAAGAGCCTGAATATCAGGAAAAGAATCATTGAACACCTGCGCAAGCCATATGGTATCAGAGTAAACGACATGCGTCAACATATTACCGATATCAGCTATGAGTTGACCGGCAGTGAGCTGATTGCCCTGTTGATGGAATCGGCAGAGATTAAGCTACATCAACCCTTGTTTAACCGTCAGCAAAGGAAAACCCTTTTCAATACCGGATTATATTATTTTTTCAATGAGGCAGGCTATTGTTGTTTTACGATAGAAAAAGTTAAATCAGATAAAAATCCCATTGCATTATTTACCTCAAAAATGTCGGCTCGGGGCTATCTTGAAAACCTGCAGCGTCAATATGGCTTATGCCAGAAGCTGTGTGGCCTCTACCCTGCTTCGGGAGCTTGTTTCGAATACACCATTCAGCTTTGCCGGGGTGCCTGTTGCGGTGAAGAACCGGCAGAAAGCTATAATGAGCGTGCTTTGAGAGCTATTGAAAAAACAGAAGGCCCGAAAGAAAACCTGTTTATCATCGATAAGGGAAGAACCATAAAAGAAAGAGCAGTGGTCAAAATTGAACAGGGACGGTACAAAGGATATGGATATATTGATCTCGACTGTTTTTCAGGGAGTCTGGAAGAATTAAACGATTGTGTTCATTTTCAGGAAGATAACCGCGATGTGCATTTTATTATCCGTCATTATCTGCAAAAGAATAAGGTTGAGCAAATCATCAGGTACTGA
- a CDS encoding ketoacyl-ACP synthase III: MTKRFYSVIKGTGAYIPPKRVTNEDFLKNEFYNQNGEKLEKENSEIIRKFYEITEIEERRYVDDEYVTSDIGYFAAADALESSKTDKEELDYLIVAHNFGDVRKDNPRSDMVPSLAARIKAKLGIKNPFTVAFDLPFGCPGWLQGVIHADYFIRSGDAKKVMVVGAETLSRISDPHDIDSMLYSDGAGAVILESVESEVPVGILSHLTRSDCVEYSRLLSMGPSNNPFYKGTEIFLKMNGRKLYEYALNTVPQMVKDCLAKAGVLFQDVRKILIHQANSKMNQAILSRLYKLFGNNEVSGTIMPMTISKLGNSSVATIPILLDMIFKNNFSGQQIELTDCFVMASVGAGMNVNVVVYQMPTE; encoded by the coding sequence ATGACAAAGCGGTTTTATTCAGTCATCAAAGGCACGGGAGCATATATTCCTCCGAAGAGAGTAACCAATGAAGATTTTTTAAAGAATGAATTTTACAATCAAAACGGAGAAAAATTAGAAAAAGAGAACAGTGAAATTATCCGTAAGTTTTACGAAATCACAGAGATAGAAGAAAGAAGATACGTAGATGACGAATATGTAACTTCAGATATAGGTTATTTTGCAGCAGCAGATGCACTCGAGTCAAGTAAAACGGATAAAGAAGAACTTGATTATCTGATCGTTGCACACAATTTTGGGGATGTCAGAAAAGACAATCCCCGCTCAGATATGGTGCCCTCTCTGGCTGCAAGGATTAAAGCAAAATTAGGTATCAAAAATCCGTTTACAGTAGCTTTCGATTTACCATTCGGATGTCCGGGCTGGCTTCAGGGAGTCATTCATGCCGATTATTTCATCCGCAGCGGAGATGCCAAAAAAGTCATGGTGGTTGGAGCTGAAACATTATCAAGAATTTCCGATCCGCACGACATCGACTCCATGCTTTACAGCGATGGTGCCGGTGCTGTCATTCTCGAAAGTGTTGAAAGTGAAGTCCCTGTCGGGATTTTGAGTCACCTTACCCGTTCCGATTGTGTGGAATACAGCCGATTGCTCAGCATGGGGCCATCCAATAATCCATTTTACAAGGGAACCGAAATATTTCTGAAGATGAACGGGCGTAAGTTGTATGAATATGCTCTGAACACTGTTCCGCAAATGGTCAAGGATTGTCTGGCAAAAGCTGGCGTTCTTTTTCAGGATGTCAGAAAAATTCTGATTCACCAGGCAAACTCAAAAATGAATCAGGCCATATTAAGCAGGTTATACAAATTGTTTGGAAATAATGAAGTTTCCGGAACCATCATGCCGATGACGATCAGTAAACTGGGAAACAGCAGTGTCGCTACCATTCCGATTCTACTGGATATGATTTTTAAAAATAATTTCAGCGGTCAGCAAATAGAGCTTACAGATTGCTTTGTGATGGCATCGGTAGGTGCCGGTATGAATGTCAATGTAGTGGTATATCAAATGCCAACGGAATAA